TCCGTTGCTGGTGGTGTGAGCTCGCGGACCTGGGGCGGCACCCGGGGCGCGTCGCTGCGCTGGTGCGGCGACGGGCAGCGGACGCCACCCCCATCGTCGCTGCAGGATTCGACCACGGTCAGCCGGATCTGCAGGGCGCTGCTGCTGGGTTCGGCCCATGCCGGCAGGCTGGCGACCAGCATCGCCCCGATCAGAAATGCGCGAACCACCTGCCATCCACCGTGCTGAAAGACTCGCTGCGCGGTATCGGCGGGATTGGCCGGAACTGTAGCGTCGCGCTTGCCCGGCATCCGCCATGCCCGCATCCACCGGTGGGTGCCGACCGTTGGTTGGCACGCGGATCGAACCCCCCGGTGGGTGCCGACCGTTGGTCGACACGCAGGTCAATAAGTGATCGTCACCTGCACCAGGTCGTTGTAGGTGCCGGCCGGAGGCTGGCCGGTGACCGGCGGTACCCGGCCATAGATGGTCAGCTGCTGCGCGCTGCCGGTGCCGGTGCTGCTGGCCGTATCTACGGTCAACGTATTGCCCCAGCGCTGGCTCCGTGCCGAGTCCCGGTAGAGCTCGTAGGTGAGGTAGTAGGTGCTGCCGCCGATGGTGGTGGCCATGCGCCGGGTGGTGGTCGCGGCGGGATTGTTCTGGCCGTTGTTGAGGCCGACCTGGAAGGCGGTGTTCTTCAGGCAGGTCAGGGTCAGGGTTGCGGTCTGGTCGATGTTGGCCGGGATGCCGCCGGTGACGTTGCCGAAGTTCATGTTGGTGGTGACGTAGCTTCCGCATTGCGGCAGCACGTTTGCGGTGGCGGTGAAGCTGAAGGCCGCACTGGCGCTGTTGGTACCGGTGGCGCCGCCGTTGCAGGTGGCGGGAATGGTGGCGGTGCCGAGCAGGACTTCATTCCAGGCCCAGGTCAGCACCACGCTGGCACCGCTGAAGGTGCTGCTGTACGCGCCGGAGGCCAGGACCTGGTTGGCCGGGATCTGCCCGAACAACTGCACGGTCTGCGCACCGCTGCCGCCGGTCAGCAGCGGCACGTTGTAGCTCATGGTCAGTTCCTGCGCCGGTGGCGTGCCGCGCGGAACCAGGCCGGTGACCTGGCC
This portion of the Stenotrophomonas sp. WZN-1 genome encodes:
- a CDS encoding spore coat U domain-containing protein; this encodes MRVLLLVLLLWAGLLAAAPAGATAVCTAVANPTLPFGNINSNAPGPSTANLNITVTCTTAALSLLATTGVRVCVGIGAGTGGGSSSTFRTMATATSDTMNFQLYNNASFGQVTGLVPRGTPPAQELTMSYNVPLLTGGSGAQTVQLFGQIPANQVLASGAYSSTFSGASVVLTWAWNEVLLGTATIPATCNGGATGTNSASAAFSFTATANVLPQCGSYVTTNMNFGNVTGGIPANIDQTATLTLTCLKNTAFQVGLNNGQNNPAATTTRRMATTIGGSTYYLTYELYRDSARSQRWGNTLTVDTASSTGTGSAQQLTIYGRVPPVTGQPPAGTYNDLVQVTITY